In the Arachis ipaensis cultivar K30076 chromosome B04, Araip1.1, whole genome shotgun sequence genome, GCCTTCAACTCCCTCTTCTACTGGCTCTTCTCCATTCCCCGCCTCTCCTCCTTCAAGACCACCCCCAGGGCCAGGTTCCATGGCGGCGAAGTTCCTCACGACAGCTACATCCTCGGACCCCTCGAAAGCTGTGTCCACACCCTCTACCTTCTCTTCCTACCGCTTGTCTTTCACCTTGGTTCGCACTACGCCCTCGTTTTCTCCTCTGCTGCTGCCTTCTGCGACCTCATTCTCCTGTTCTTCCTGCCGTTTTTGTTTCAGCTCTATGCCTCCACCAAGGGTGCTTTGTGGTGGGTCACCAAGAATGAGAACCAGGTTCATAGCATAAGGGTCGTCAATGGTGCTGTGGCTTTGGTGGCTGTTGTCGTTGCTTTGGAGGTTAGGGTGGTTTTCCACTCGTTTGGGAGGTACATTCAGGTGCCCCCACCCTTGAATTATGTTCTGGTCACCATCACTATGCTTGGAGGGGCTGCTGCCGCTGGTTCCTATGCCATGGGGATGGTCTCGGACGCCCTCAGCTCTGTGGCTTTTACCACCTCCGCCATTGTGGTCAGCGCTGCCGGAGCTGTCGTCATTGGGTTCCCAGTGTTGGTAAGCAGGTTCAGCTTTGTTTTCAATATGATGGTTTTCTTGATCGCTGATTGTGTCTATCACATTGATTAGCTAGCTGCCTGGGATCTTGTTGGCATTACCTTATTGTTAATTAggtgttgtttttgtttgttCATATTTGGTGGTTTTAGTCTTCCTATACCTGGAATATGTTCAGCATTATTTCTTGTCTCTGATGTTCTTGATGCTTGTGGTATAGGTTATGGTAGACCTATCTGAATGGTATTGCTTTATTCTTTGATAGATGATAGGAGACtttcttaatttattaattttcgcGGGGTAGAAAGGTGATGCCGTGATAATGATCTTACAACGTGGATAATGAAGGAGTCACTAAATGCtataaaagtaaaaggaaaaagaaaattgaGTAAACGAGCAATGTGGTGACTTTGTCAAGCGCAAAATGGTGTTTGAAGAACTCTTGAACACAATGCCAACATTGTGAGGACTTGTATCCTCTCATCTCACTTCACTTTCTAACTAAGTAACATGAGGAAGCCTTTCAATTAAATTAGAGCTGTTATACATGTTAAGAATTTGAAAAACCATCCAATAGGTGACTCCTATCAGTCTAACCATCATAGCTTACCCTTTCTCTACCATCATAAATCCTCAATAACCCTTTAACTTCCTGCATCATTTTCTTTGTGATATTCTATTGGAGCCAGACTAGCAAACAAGAAAAACAGTAGGTGTGCAAAAACCAAGGTGTTCCTGGTTATAATGAACTGATAAACATTAGAGACATGTGGTTTTGTTAGTGTGTCTACATATATTTGGAATCTGCAAGTGGTTGCAAAGAAAATAGTAGTCTGATTCACTCTGGTTGGTTTTGTTAAGGTTTGTTCTTGTCTATGTTGAGACTGTAGTATGCATATTTTTTGGTTGATTAGTGTCAACTATCTAGATGTCTTGTGATGATGGCCAAAAATTGTTCAGttgattttcatttattttacttttgcAACTTGTGGGAtatgttatttctttttctattacTTATTTATGATCTGGATTTTTTCTGTTCAAATTTTTAGTATGAGAGTTTTAGATTGATATCAAGAAGATATATCTGGTGATCTCTATCTGGGTTGTGTGGTGGCGCCTAGCACAGAGAGATGGGGGAGACTATGTTTAATTAGGTTCTTGAGTGAGAAACTGTTTTTACTTTAAATTGCCTGGATTTAAGATCAGCTTGAGATATTTCTTCGATGATCCGATCATTGCCACTGTGCTGATGATCAATAATCAGTCTTTTGCTTCATCAAATATCGAACACAGAAATCAACAGTCTATTGTAGATGGTGTGTGcattcctttttaataattgtctCCATTTTTCCttctttataaccgacagattaATTCTGAAAGAATTACAAGATGCTGTCATCAATTAGAAGTGGAAATGGGGGAATAACATGGTATGCTAAAATTCAATCAGATTAATGAAACAACTTATGAACCATTAGGAAAAAAGGAGGCTTTTCATATTATGAGATGCATAGCTTTTTCATAACATATTCTAATCTTGGCTGCTGGTTTCTTTGGTGGATGATGATAATGTTAATTACTTCGGTCGTTACATATTCAATTTGATTAACCTTTATTGTTTTTCCTTACTCTTTTTtattgattatttactttttgaCTTGCAGTTCCTTCCTCTGCCTGCAGTTGCCGGATTTTATTTGGCTCGATTTTTTGAAAAGAAGAGCCTGCCATCTTACTTTGCTTTTGTTGTTCTCGGGAGTTTAATGGTTACATGGTTTGTGCTTCACAACTTCTGGGATTTAAATATTTGGCTAGCAGGCATGTCCCTGAAATCTTTCTGCAAACTTATAATAGCAAATGCTGTCCTGGCAATGGCTATTCCTGGTTTAGCTCTTCTACCTTCGAAGTTAAAATTTTTATCCGAGATTGGCTTGATAAGCTATGCATTACTCTTATGCTACATCGAGAATCGGTTCTTCAATTACTCCAGCATTTACTATTATGGGTTTGAGGATGAGGTGATGTATCCTAGCTATATGGTTGTGATGACAACTTTATTGGGTTTGGGTTTGGTGAGAAGGCTACATGTGGATCAACGAATCGGAGGAAAAGCAGTATGGATTTTGACTTGTCTTTATTCTTCAAAGCTCGCCATGTTGTTTATTGCATCAAAGTCTGTAGTATGGGTATCGGCTCTTCTATTATTAGCTGTTACCCCTCCATTGCTTCTTTATAGGCAAGTTATTCTAAATTCTTAAAATAGTTTGGAAGGATCCTAACTTGTATTATGCCTCTAGATTTTATGCCTGATTATATTATGCTATTCCTGGAATTTATAGGGATAGATCAAAAACAGGTTCTAGGATGAAATCTTGGCAAGGTTATGCGCATGCCTTTGTGGTTGCCTTATCTGTATGGTTTTGTCGTGAAACGATTTTTGAAGCACTTCAGTGGTGGAATGGAAGGTCTCCTTCAGATGGTTTAATCCTGGGATCATGCATTCTCTTGACTGGATTGGCTTGTATTCCCATTGTCGCTGTTCATTTCTCTCATGTTTTGGTATGTATAACCATTCAATTCAGTGTTTTTCAGTTTAGTTTGGGTTGTTAATGGTGAGAACTATTTGATGTTCATTGGAAATTATTTGCTAGCCACGTTTCATAaccaattaaaaattatttttggttgatGCATGGTACTAAAGGCTGATAATGAGCTTTTTCGTTTTCCCTGCAGTCTGCCAAAAGAAGCCTAGTGCTGGTAGTGGCAACTGGTCTGCTTTTTATTCTGATGCAGCCCCCTCTCCCTTTGTCATTGACTTACCAGTCAGACCTAATCAAGACTGCCCGCCATTCGGCTGATGATATCTCAATTTATGGCTACATGGCGGGGAAGCCTACCTGGCCTTCTTGGTTGCTTATTATTGCAATTTTGCTCTCTCTAGCATCTGTTACATCTATCATACCCATTAAATATATTGTTGAATTAAGGACATTTTATTCCATTGCAATGGGGGTTGCCCTGGGAGTCTACATTTCTGCTGAATACTTTGTCTGGACAGGCATTCTGCATGTTCTCATTGTGGTCACAATGGTTTGTGCCTCTGTATTTGTTGTCTTCACTCATCTGCCATCTGCCTCAAGCACAAAGCTTTTGCCCTGGGTATTCGCTCTGCTTGTGGCTCTCTTTCCAGTTACTTATCTTTTGGAGGGCCAACTGAGaattaaaaatattcttaaagaCACTGAAATAGGAAATTTGGGCGAGGAGGAGAGGAATCTTACAACATTGCTAGCCATTGAGGGGGCCAGGACATCTCTTCTTGGTTTGTATGCAGCAATCTTTATGCTAATAGCCTTGGAGATAAAATATAAACTTGCTTCAATTTTAAGGGAGAAGGCTATTGATATAGGTGGCATTAGACACAGCAATTCCGGTCAAAGTGCATCTGCTAGTTTCCTTCCAAGAATGAGATTCATGCAGCATCGCCGGGCTTCTACTGTTCCCTCCTTTACAATTAAGAGGATGGCTGCTGATGGATCCTGGATGCCTGCCGTTGGCAATGTTGCCACAATTATGTGTTTCGCTATATGCCTAGTCTTGAATATCAACCTTACCGGTGGTTCGAACCGTGCCATATTTTTCCTGGCTCCTATCCTGCTGCTACTGAATCAAGATTCTGATTTTGTTGCTGGTTTTGGGGACAAACATAGATATTTTCCTGTGGTTGCTGTTATATCTGTCTACTTCGTTTTGACAGCCCTCTACAGCATATGGGAAGATGTCTGGCATGGTAATACAGGATGGGGTCTTCAAATCGGTGGGCCTGACTGGATATTTGTGGTAAAGAACTTGGCCCTCCTTGTTCTCACGTTCCCAAGTCATATACTGTTCAACAGGTATGTATGGAGCTTTACAAAGCAGAGTGATTCACCCCCGTGGATAACCTTACCCCTTAATCTGCTCCCTATTGCATGTACAGATATTCTCAAGATTAAGATCTTGGGTATATTAGGAGTTATATATTCCCTGGCTCAGTATCTAATCACTAGGCAACAGTATATTTCTGGCCTCAAGTACATCTAAATGAGAACATAGTCTGTACGATAGTCTTTTCTTTTAATCTTGGTACACTGCTGCCTCTGCTTGTCATGCCTAAATTTGTGTGCTGAGGAATACGTTGAAATGCCTTATTTTTGTTATCGCTAATGGTTGGTCGTATAACAGAGGTTGAAAAGATATGAATTAGTTTTCTCTTctgtcttgatggattaatgccTTATTTTGGTGTGTTTCTGAAAGAATGTTGATTTGGAAATTGGAACTGCTAGAATTAGGAATATGGATGTAATTTGGGATAGGAAATAACGGATTTAATCATGTACTAGAAAGAATGTAATCGGATTTTTGAAGCTTTCTCCGTTAGATACTTAGATACAAAGAAATGAATAACATTAACATTTGACATTAGTATACCCTATCATGGCAATCCATAAGGATGTATTTGTTTCCTAGGACTAGGACTGAGTTTTGTATTTAGTGATTAGAGATTGAAATTAATTTTAATCTTTTCAATGCCTTTAAAAAATGGGGATATAGGAGATTGAAATTTCTAATGAcagattaaaatttaataaagtttttttcaaaaatatattcatTTAACTTTTTACATTCTTATTCTACCTCTTCCACTATCTTCACCTCTCTAACCTCATTTAGGGGTGTTCAAATTCAAACCGATCTAAATTAAACCGTTCATCTAATTCAATTCAAACTGAAAAtcgattaaaaccgcactaattcggatttaattggattttttttttgcaaaccgctggatCGGATCagatttcggatctacttttcacAACGGATCCAATCTAATCCAAATCGCACAATgtgttataataatattattttattattatatttacaattatacttataacatatacaatttgttatacatttttatattttttaggtattattattatttaataatattttatgttcaaaatgtgatttatttatttattttaattaacctttaattttatttttattgttatgttatcattggttttttaagatattgttaagacttgCTATGTCATTGttggttatttaaaatttgatgttgagacttgatatatatatatttaatttttttaatttacaaaatcgcaaaaatccaatccaaaccgctcaAAATTGGATCGGATGAGTTTTTTActcaaaaccgatccaaaccgcaccgcgaacacccctaaccTCACCTACATTCTCTATGCATCCCACCAATGGACTCACCATACTGTCCCAACCATAGCTCACCACTAATTCCTTACCTTCACCTCCCTGACCCAACCCATATTTCTCACATCTACCACCGGTGGACTCATCATCCCACCCACATCTCACCACTACTTCTACAACACCTCCATATCCTTCACTTCACCACCGCAACACCACCCCTAATCCCTCACCTCACCACTATACCTACTCTCATCATGATATCTCACCACTGCCACCCCACCTTAACAACACCAACAAGTAAGGGGCGGAGCTACATTGTAGCAAAGGGGGCAATGGTcctcctaattttaattttttacatgtaaattatatgtaaatttcagtttagctcctttaaaattttatttgtcttattttattatataaatattttttgtctcCCTCTAATCTTTCGTCTAGCTCCGCCCAACAATTAACAAGGAGAGGGAAGGGGAGACATAGATCTCGATGACAAGGAGGGAGGCAATGGAAATGACAAAGCAGAGGAGAGGCAAACACAGATCTCGACTTTAAGGAGAGAGGCAGTGATAGTGGCAAAAACAAAAGAGAGGTGGAGTCAAAAGTAGAGGTGAATGGTGGTGAAGAAGGCTGCGTCGTTGTCGTCGAAGAGTGGAGGCCTGGCCAGCATGAGGTGAGGCTAAGCTCTAAGGAGTAGAGGGCGTCGTTTGTGACGTTATGGGAGAGGCAACGATGAGGCTAAGCTTTGAGGGATTggggtttattttatttttatttttattttcttaattagcAAGAGCATTTAGGTAATTTTACTTGTTTCACTCTTCATATTTATCTTAAACAAAAAAAGATACTTAGACATAACTTAATCTTATACAATTTATACCAAATACAATATAGAGATTCAATTTTTGTCTCTCTTCCAAACTTCCAAACTCAGCTTAAGTGACAGATTGCAGCAGACTCTATTCTCCCCATCTTTTTAAAGGTGCCAAAACCTTTCATAGAATTAACATTTGATATTAAGCTATATATGAACACTTCTCACTATGCCTATGATCTTTCTCAATTTTTATTCGATCTAATCCATTCATTAATCTTAACCCTAAATAATAAGGGACATGCTTCACCAGTGTTACCCTTAAAACTTTAGTTGCGGTCTCCCTTTCAAAACTGATGTAATGTGTTTTTGCAGTGCTTACAGTTTAGTTTCGGAGCAAgtatttcttttatatttttctaatttGTGGTTACTTGTGCACTTGTACTAATATACTATTAAATTAAATGTTCATTCGTTATAATTTTTATTACGACTATGTTAGATGTATATTAAAATCAACCACAAAAATCAatcattaatatataatatttattgaaatacaaaatatatattaaaaataaattaaaatacacatatatttatatataaatatatagtgaCTGATTCTAGTGGTTGTGTTTAGTTGTTAGTGTTCTGTGCATTGATAGTTATGCTAGTATAATCATTCTTGTGATTTAGTGTAAATAATCATTTGTTGATAGATTTATTAGTGTATAAATCTTTCATGGTGAGAAATAACTATTTGTCCGgtaatttattattgtttttttagTTGGGTTTGGTTAAAATGATTAAATATCCTTAAAACCGTTTAAAATATTAAAGGAATgattcaagaaaaattaaagatattttttatcaataataaaaAGTGTGTCTTCAGTCATGTAAAATTTGTATTTagcataaataataataataataataataataataataataataataatgtcgatgaaagtaataataataataataataataataataataataataataataataataataataatatttttagataggttatatagttttttttaaaaaagaagaaaaattaaaaacttaaaattaattttattaattgtttTAGCCCTTCCCTACAAAGCTCCGCCCTGATTGAACCTGTGATCTGTTAGAAGATAAGGAGGATATTCATTTAGAGAAAAAAAATCCATGCAAGACCACATTGTTCTGATTCCTCGAGTTCCCAACAATTGCAAAGGAGAGATTGTGTAGCAAGATAGTGGTCCCacattttcaaattcttatcttagaAAATAGCATCGCCANNNNNNNNNNNNNNNNNNNNNNNNNNNNNNNNNNNNNNNNNNNNNNNNNNNNNNNNNNNNNNNNNNNNNNNNNNNNNNNNNNNNNNNCCTTCCCTTCTCTCTCTTCACATCAACATGGATGAACAAAATTATAACTCAAACATTAAAGTAGTCTCTAAATTTGTAATTGAATCTTAAACTCattcttaaatttaaaattattccaACTTTATTTCTGAGTTTAATAACGATCATCCTAAAGTATTTTCCAGCAATGGATTGATGAGATATTTGGATGGAAACCACACTAGACTTGTAAACGTTATTATTTCCATTTTGAATATGAAAGTGAAGGTGAACTCGGAAAAATCTTTTAACTTttgttctctctttcttttttgctTACCAAATTTTACTATAGCGAACTCTCCTTTTCCCTTAACAGTACCACTTCCATAATAGATGACCAGCACTGTCGAATTTTAGATCTTTCTTGATAAATTATTTTAGATAATCGATGATCACACGGTTCTTGACATTTTAAAGGTCATCAAAAGAGAGAAAAAGTAACTTAGCGGTGGAGAGGAGGCCAGCAACATGGCATCGGCGGCCAATGAGAGAGAACTTGGGACGGCGGGGATGGGAGTATGTCTGGTGGAGAGATCCAATGCTCTCGTTAAAGAGAGTAGAGTCAATTTTGGGAGTGACGAGGTAGCAACGAGTGGGGTAGACAATTCAATTGTATTTGAGGCCAGAAAGAAAATAACCACGTTTATAAATCCAGCATAATCTCTGTCTAACTACGTCATCAATTCGTTGTCGAAAAATATCTAAAGGATAACCGTtgttaagttcaaggataaatttaagACAATTTTAAGTTCAAAAATGAGTTCGAGACTCACAAGTTTAAATACCACTTTAAAATTTAACTCAAAATTATAGAGCAAATTTGTTATTCATGCActtattttaaaatattgtattttaatgtctaattaaaaaaaaataagacaTCATATTGTTAGATTATTCAGAAGACGATCAAGACAAATTATTaacatttaaaataattatttatttatattttccaatttaaaataTTTGCTGAAAttacctttttattatttttttaaattataatatcaATATTATTAATTATGATAAAATATCCATTCGTTATAATCTATCTAGTATCAAAGCAACCAATAACAACATCAGCATTATGAGAGCAGTGGCAACAATAATGACATCAATGAgtagatttatgatttttgttattttagttcttaaaatttaaaatttattatattaatctTTAAAATATAGTTTTAAGCatcatattaatttttaaattctttcTAGCAGTAAATGAGTTAGCAAACGAATTGTTAAATTGGCTTTGATATGCTACACTGAATACAAGACTAaataaatttgttttattttggcgtttaaataataagataaaaaaatatttatatgatGTATAAATTATTTTAACTTCTTTCATTTTTTAAACAACTTTGTTTTTGTCTTATTTGTATGTCAAATGAAATGGTGTTCCTTGATTCactaccaaaaaaaaattttgagacTAATACAGTATCTAGACTTAAATCTCAAagattaatataataaattttaaatttatatcactaaaataataaaaatcatgaatggttttatttttcatcttttataattaaaattatgacTTCAAATATTCAAAgtaataaacaaataaagaaaaaaaggtaACATCTACTAGGTTAGAAACTAAATTTTAAAGCAATTGTTACTCATGTTGCAGTTAATGATGAGTACTAAATATTTTTATGACTGATTAGAAATACTATATGGGTCTTTTGAAATAGTAAGTGAATACCAGTATTTGAAATTCGTTTATTTGGCTAATTTATtcgatatttttttttctttctgaaAATTGAATATatattagtttttctttttttcttttttgttatatCATTAATGCTATATATAAAAACATATCAATTTGAAACAAAagaaagtttttaattttttaaaattttgtaataaaGTTCCTAATATATGTGTGTAAAAATATTTCAAGGGTTAGCAATTTTAATTCATATTGATTAGTATTTTTAGCCAATAGTTCAAATATAATACTTTAAGNNNNNNNNNNNNNNNNNNNNNNNNNNNNNNNNNNNNNNNNNNNNNNNNNNNNNNNNNNNNNNGGCTAGAAATTGTTCCCGAGGTATAACTTGTAGGCGCTAGGAAATCTCCTTATTTTTGAGTTCCGTGTTACGAGTTCTTCAGACGTATGACCCAAGTGGGGAATTTGCAAAAAAAATTTCTGACGCTCAAGGCAGTATTATCTCTAAGAAAATATTCAAGAAATTAACCACTAAGAGCCAAGAgagaatgatttttttttgtatcatCCCCTGTCAGAGTTAGCATGGTTCTTGTAACTTCTTTTTCTGGCCGAACTGGTAATTCCTTGTCATGCAAATCCTCTTGAGATGCAATTAATGACTTTTCTTGTTGTGGGGGGTTGATTTTGGGTAGGCCATCTCGTGTTGTTTTTTGAAGCTGAAGATAGGTTCAGGTGTTCTTCTGTTGTTGGGGGTTTGTTGTCTTTCTTTGGATTCGGCCAGTGACATATTTGTCTAGCAATCCTTGTCGCGCCAATCTTTTTAAGAGGTCATTTGCTATCACACATTCATCTGTTGTGTATCCAAATTTTTGGTGAAAAACACATTGCTTGCTTCTATCGACGTATTTTTGGTCCTGATAGGTTCTTGCCTTGCTGGGAGGGTTTGATGATTTTAGCGTGTAAGATTTTCTCTATTATATCCTTTCTTTCTTATTGAACTGTGTGTAGCAATCGAATTTTGGTGTCAATTTGAAAGGTCTTTTGCCGTCTCGGATATGGCTTGTTCTGTTTTGCTTATCATCCTCCTTGCATGGTGGTGGTATTTTTGCTCTCCTTGCTTCTCGtagttcttcaatctcaatttgtCATATTGCCTTATCTCTAAATTCGGCCAGTGTTTTGAACTTTGCTATTACTATTGCTTCTTGAAACTTTTTCGGATGAAGCCCCCTTTTCAAAGCGTGTAAATAGACTTCGGGGTTAAGGTTGAGAATTTCCATCGCTGCCTTTGCAAACCTCGTCATATAATCATTTAAGCTTTCATGTTGTCCCTGCTTAATTGTGCTGAGGTAATCTGAGTCTCGTATATAAATTTTAGATGCTGCAAAGTTGTTTACAAATAAATCGGCAAACTCTTTGAAGCTTGAAATTGAACCTGCAGACAAATTTGAAAACCAAAGTAAATCAGTTCCGTCCAAAAAGATAGGAAAAGATCGACATAAGATAGGGTTAGAAGCA is a window encoding:
- the LOC107635751 gene encoding uncharacterized protein LOC107635751, with the protein product MLPPELQPRSFRPYISSSSSAPSFSFSNSQSQQSSNPSSTESNSSSQSHGNQRGHSASPSTSSSSRSIKNPSGFTHNYRIAMALVPSAMFLLDLGGAPVASVLVVGLMISYILDSVVTSKVPSFFGVWLTLIFSQLCFFLFASPSLFATFSSSLPLTLLSSFLCAHTTFLVGVWCSLNFRFLPLENPSIALSLERLLFASAPISASSIFTWATVSAVGIRNAAYYLAAFNSLFYWLFSIPRLSSFKTTPRARFHGGEVPHDSYILGPLESCVHTLYLLFLPLVFHLGSHYALVFSSAAAFCDLILLFFLPFLFQLYASTKGALWWVTKNENQVHSIRVVNGAVALVAVVVALEVRVVFHSFGRYIQVPPPLNYVLVTITMLGGAAAAGSYAMGMVSDALSSVAFTTSAIVVSAAGAVVIGFPVLFLPLPAVAGFYLARFFEKKSLPSYFAFVVLGSLMVTWFVLHNFWDLNIWLAGMSLKSFCKLIIANAVLAMAIPGLALLPSKLKFLSEIGLISYALLLCYIENRFFNYSSIYYYGFEDEVMYPSYMVVMTTLLGLGLVRRLHVDQRIGGKAVWILTCLYSSKLAMLFIASKSVVWVSALLLLAVTPPLLLYRDRSKTGSRMKSWQGYAHAFVVALSVWFCRETIFEALQWWNGRSPSDGLILGSCILLTGLACIPIVAVHFSHVLSAKRSLVLVVATGLLFILMQPPLPLSLTYQSDLIKTARHSADDISIYGYMAGKPTWPSWLLIIAILLSLASVTSIIPIKYIVELRTFYSIAMGVALGVYISAEYFVWTGILHVLIVVTMVCASVFVVFTHLPSASSTKLLPWVFALLVALFPVTYLLEGQLRIKNILKDTEIGNLGEEERNLTTLLAIEGARTSLLGLYAAIFMLIALEIKYKLASILREKAIDIGGIRHSNSGQSASASFLPRMRFMQHRRASTVPSFTIKRMAADGSWMPAVGNVATIMCFAICLVLNINLTGGSNRAIFFLAPILLLLNQDSDFVAGFGDKHRYFPVVAVISVYFVLTALYSIWEDVWHGNTGWGLQIGGPDWIFVVKNLALLVLTFPSHILFNRYVWSFTKQSDSPPWITLPLNLLPIACTDILKIKILGILGVIYSLAQYLITRQQYISGLKYI